Part of the Aquabacterium sp. NJ1 genome, CCCCTGCCGGCTGTCCGGACAGACCAAAACGAGGGCGAAATGAGGGAAAGCTAGAATTTAACCACACTGATCCGACTCTTATGAAACTGCAACCCGACCGCGCCGAGGGCGTGAACATCATCAATGCCTACACGGCGGGCTCCGTGTCCGTCAACGGTGAGGCGTACACTGGCAGCATCCTGGTACCGCCGACCGGGCCGGTGATCCCCTGGGACGTGAACGCGCTGTCAGACCTCACGCAAGCCCATTTCGAGCGCATGGCCGAAGCCCGGCCCGAACTGATCATCTTTGGCAGCGGCCGCCAGTTGCGTTTCCCGCCGCCAGCGCTGCTGCGCCCCTTGATGGCCGCGCGCATCGGCATCGAGACCATGGACACGGCCGCCGCGGCCCGCACCTACAACATCCTGGTGGCGGAGGGTCGCCAGGTCATGGCCGCCCTGCTCGTCCATTCGTGATGCGAAAAACGCCCTCCTTGTGGGGGATGTGCCCCGAGTTTCGGGGGTGGGCCCAGAAGCACTTTATAATTGCAGGCTAATCAAGCAGGCTGCTGATCACTACAACATGACACCCGCCCTCAACAAACCTTTGCCGGAATTTGAAGCTGTCGCCACCGGAGGTGTGAAATTCACGCCTCACGCCTTCGTGGGACAGACTGTGGTGCTGTACTTCTACCCGAAGGACCATACACCTGGATGCACCACCGAAGCCATGCAATTCCGTGACAAACACAAGGAATTCGTCAAGGCAGGTGCAGTCGTGTTCGGCGTATCGCGAGACAACCTCGCCTCGCACGACAAGTTCAAGGAAAACCTCGAGTTGCCCTTCGAACTCATTGCCGATACGGAAGAAAAGCTCTGCCACATGTTCGGCGTGGTCAAGAACAAGATCATGTACGGCAAGAAGGTCAAGGGCATCGAGCGCTCGACCTTCCTGATCGGGCCCGATGGCGTGCTGCGCGAAGAATGGCGCGGCATCAAGGTCGCCGGTCACGTCGATGACGTGCTCAAGGCCGTGAAGGACCTGAAGCAAGAAGCGGCCTGATCGTTTCTCGCGCACCGGAACAAGCGCCTCGCAACGAGGCGCTTTTCTTTTGCGCTGGCGCATCTGCGCCCGCCGCGACCTGCACCGGGTCGCCCCGATGGGGACTTGCCCTCATCATGAAAATCGCTCAGGGAAAGCGTGATGCATTCGGCCTGTTGATGTGCTGCAACAGCACCACATCGCGGGCACGGAGTGTGCATAATCGTTTACATGCATCTGAGCTGTTCTGAACTCAGTCCACTGTCTGACCACCGATCCACCGAGCATCGACCTGATGCCTGTGAGATCGACCAGCCTGAGGCCGCACATTGTCTTGTGCGGCCTTTTTGTTTGTGCCTTCACTCCTGACGGACTTCATCATGCCTCTGCCCAAGCCGCCCACCAAACGCGCTGACATGCTGACCGCTGAAGACTTCACGTCCCAGCCCAAACCTGTCAAGCAAGCCAAGAGCAGCACCCGCGCTTCATCGGCCAAAGCAGCCCCCACCAGCGTTCAGCCACCCGTGCTGGAACTGGTGAGACCCGCCCCCGCCGTGGTTGAGCAGGTCACCCCCCCCAAACCTGCGAGCACCAAAACGGGGCGAGCAGCAGCACCCATCGTGGCCGACAAATCTGGCGGCGCCCCCGTGTCCACCAAATCGACCAACGGCGACAGCGCCAAGGTCCGCAACACGCCCGCACCTGGCTCCAGCCCCACGCGCCGCCGCCGCGATGTGGGTGGCCCCGCCAAGCTCTTCGTGCTGGACACCAATGTGCTCTTGCACGACCCGATGTCCCTCTTCCGCTTCGAGGAGCACGACGTCTACCTGCCCATGATCACGCTGGAAGAGCTGGACGGGCACAAGAAGGGCATGACCGAGGTGGCGCGCAACGCCCGCCAGGTCAGCCGTGACCTGGACGCGCTGGCTGCCGACTTGAGCAGCCGCCAGCAGGTAGACCCTGCCTCCGGCATCGACCTGACCAAGACCGGCCACGTCGAGGCCAAGGGCAAGCTGTACTTCCAGACCATGGGCATGGAAGTGCAACTGCCCGCCGGCCTGCCGCAAGGCAAGGCCGACAACCAGATCCTGGGCGTCGTGCAGGCCCTGCGCAGCCAGCACCCTGGTCGCGATGTCGTGCTGGTGTCCAAGGACATCAACATGCGCATCAAGGCCCGTGCCCTGGGCCTGATCGCTGAAGACTACTTCAACGACAAGACGCTGGAAGACGGCGACCTGCTGTACACCGGCGTGCTGCCCCTGCCCGCCGACTTCTGGGACAAGCATGCCAAGGGCATGGAGAGCTGGCAGCAAGGCGGCATCACCTACTACCGCGTCAGCGGCCCGATGGTGCCGGTCCTCCTGGTCAACCAGTTCGTCTACCTGGAAGGCCCCGGCGTCACGCCCTGGTATGGCAAGGTCACCGAGATCACCGGCAAGACGGCCGTGCTCCGTACGCTCAAGGACTACGCCAACCAGAAGCACTCGGTGTGGGGTGTGGCGGCGCGCAACCGCGAACAGAACTTCGCGCTGAACCTGCTGATGGACCCGGAATGCGACTTCGTGACGCTGACGGGCTCGGCCGGTACCGGCAAGACGCTGATGACGCTGGCGGCCGCCTTGAGCCAGGTGCTGGACGAACGCCGCTACACCGAGATCATCGTCACCCGCGTGACGGTGCCGGTGGGTGAAGACATCGGCTTCCTGCCC contains:
- a CDS encoding Mth938-like domain-containing protein produces the protein MKLQPDRAEGVNIINAYTAGSVSVNGEAYTGSILVPPTGPVIPWDVNALSDLTQAHFERMAEARPELIIFGSGRQLRFPPPALLRPLMAARIGIETMDTAAAARTYNILVAEGRQVMAALLVHS
- a CDS encoding PhoH family protein; translation: MPLPKPPTKRADMLTAEDFTSQPKPVKQAKSSTRASSAKAAPTSVQPPVLELVRPAPAVVEQVTPPKPASTKTGRAAAPIVADKSGGAPVSTKSTNGDSAKVRNTPAPGSSPTRRRRDVGGPAKLFVLDTNVLLHDPMSLFRFEEHDVYLPMITLEELDGHKKGMTEVARNARQVSRDLDALAADLSSRQQVDPASGIDLTKTGHVEAKGKLYFQTMGMEVQLPAGLPQGKADNQILGVVQALRSQHPGRDVVLVSKDINMRIKARALGLIAEDYFNDKTLEDGDLLYTGVLPLPADFWDKHAKGMESWQQGGITYYRVSGPMVPVLLVNQFVYLEGPGVTPWYGKVTEITGKTAVLRTLKDYANQKHSVWGVAARNREQNFALNLLMDPECDFVTLTGSAGTGKTLMTLAAALSQVLDERRYTEIIVTRVTVPVGEDIGFLPGTEEEKMSPWMGALDDNLEVLARGDNSAGEWGRAATNELVRSKIKIKSMNFMRGRTFLNKFLIIDEAQNLTPKQMKTLITRAGPGTKIICLGNLAQIDTPYLTEGSSGLTYAVDKFKGWPHSGHVTLARGERSRLADFASEVL
- a CDS encoding peroxiredoxin, whose amino-acid sequence is MTPALNKPLPEFEAVATGGVKFTPHAFVGQTVVLYFYPKDHTPGCTTEAMQFRDKHKEFVKAGAVVFGVSRDNLASHDKFKENLELPFELIADTEEKLCHMFGVVKNKIMYGKKVKGIERSTFLIGPDGVLREEWRGIKVAGHVDDVLKAVKDLKQEAA